From one Vicia villosa cultivar HV-30 ecotype Madison, WI unplaced genomic scaffold, Vvil1.0 ctg.000032F_1_1_3, whole genome shotgun sequence genomic stretch:
- the LOC131622575 gene encoding probable inactive receptor kinase At4g23740 produces the protein MVLCCKDCGEGVSEPVKSKKKEASLKAKTSTSREKDDKIVFFADCNHLAFDLEDLLRASAEVFGKGVFGTTYRAALDDATTVVVKRLKDVAVGKKEFEQHMEVVGKIKHENVDPIRAYYYSKNEKLVLSDYYQQGSVSSMLHGKRGEGSGSSLDWASRLRIAIGTARGIAHIHAQPGNLVHGNIKASNIFLNSQGYGCVADIGLATLMRSVPLADSRVTGYRAPEVTDTRKATQSSDVYSFGVVLLELLTGKSPLYASDGEQVVDLVRWVKSVVKEEWTAEVFDVELWKYSNVEEEMVGMLHIGITCAVKKPHQRPQMSEVVKMMEGICPEKRSEVSTPTVCAT, from the exons ATGGTTCTGTGCTGCAAAGACTGTGGTGAAGGTGTAAGTGAACCTGTGAAATCCAAGAAAAAAGAAGCATCTTTGAAAGCAAAAACTTCTACAAGTCGAGAAAAAGACGACAAAATCGTCTTTTTTGCCGATTGTAATCATCTTGCATTTGATCTTGAGGACCTTCTGAGAGCTTCTGCTGAGGTATTTGGAAAGGGTGTTTTTGGTACAACATATAGAGCTGCTTTAGATGATGCAACCACTGTGGTAGTGAAGAGATTGAAAGATGTTGCTGTAGGGAAAAAGGAGTTTGAACAACACATGGAAGTTGTAGGTAAAATTAAGCATGAAAATGTGGATCCAATAAGAGCTTACTATTattcaaagaatgagaaactggTTCTTTCTGATTATTATCAACAAGGCAGTGTTTCTTCCATGTTGCATG GCAAAAGAGGTGAAGGAAGCGGTTCTTCTCTAGACTGGGCTAGCCGATTAAGGATCGCGATCGGTACAGCAAGAGGCATTGCTCACATCCATGCTCAGCCAGGAAATCTAGTACATGGAAACATAAAAGCCTCAAACATTTTCCTCAACTCACAAGGATATGGTTGTGTAGCTGACATAGGTTTAGCAACATTGATGAGATCAGTACCTTTAGCAGACAGTAGAGTAACAGGATACCGCGCGCCAGAAGTAACCGACACGCGTAAAGCAACGCAGTCGTCTGATGTATACAGTTTTGGTGTCGTGTTACTTGAGCTTCTAACTGGGAAGTCACCTTTATATGCTTCAGATGGTGAACAAGTTGTTGACTTGGTTAGGTGGGTGAAATCTGTTGTGAAAGAGGAATGGACTGCAGAGGTTTTCGATGTGGAGCTTTGGAAGTATtcaaatgtagaagaagaaatggTGGGGATGCTGCATATTGGGATAACTTGTGCAGTAAAAAAGCCACATCAGAGACCACAAATGTCTGAAGTTGTGAAAATGATGGAAGGGATTTGTCCTGAGAAAAGATCAGAAGTTTCTACTCCAACTGTTTGTGCAACTTAA
- the LOC131622574 gene encoding uncharacterized protein LOC131622574: MHAPDQIDGEQSSPVQPADQEILTKRDYINFSSHPSLTKILHKQGDQEVLFADKVLKFTSSGKMKSRILLITDFAIYIVDPEIDSLKRRIALAAVDKICISKLNDNFLAVIIPTEYDLLVASARKIEIVTAFNEATRKASDYELEVVSSNRFEYNAQSDLVKEIEFEEVEGGVKTRILRK; the protein is encoded by the exons ATGCACGCGCCAGACCAGATCGACGGCGAACAATCTTCTCCGGTTCAACCCGCCGATCAAGAAATACTCACCAAGAGAGATTACATCAACTTCTCTTCTCACCCTTCTCTCACCAAGATTTTGCACAAACAAG GGGACCAGGAAGTTCTATTTGCAGATAAAGTTTTGAAGTTTACTAGTTCAGGGAAGATGAAAAGCCGCATTCTTTTGATTACTGATTTTGCCATTTACATTGTTGACCCGGAGATTGATTCTCTTAAACGAAGGATAGCACTTGCAGCTGTTGATAAGATCTGTATAAGTAAACTAAATGATAATTTTTTGGCTGTTATAATTCCGACTGAGTATGATTTACTAGTTGCGAGTGCGAGGAAGATTGAAATTGTTACTGCTTTTAATGAAGCTACTAGGAAAGCTTCTGATTATGAACTTGAGGTGGTTTCTTCCAATAG GTTTGAGTATAATGCACAATCTGACTTGGTTAAGGAGATTGAATTTGAGGAAGTTGAAG GGGGTGTCAAAACAAGAATTTTGAGGAAGTGA